From the Francisella frigiditurris genome, one window contains:
- a CDS encoding phosphopentomutase has protein sequence MLKNKKVIILIFDSFGIGHAPDADKFGDVGSDTFGHIVDYFKNNGLSLSLPNLSKKGLKKAAELSSGKELSLDITDGNDTVINSKYGSCTEVSKGKDTPSGHWEIAGVPVMFDWYYFSPKEEGGSYFDKKFIDLWVERANLTEGFIDAGHASGTEVLKRLGCESCITKSPIIYTSADSVFQIAAHEDYYGLDRLLEICKIAREVLDELGMCVGRVIARPFIGECADEYVRTGNRKDFSILPPAPTLLDKLKKAGGNVVSIGKIADIYANQGITKKVKATGLEELFDKTIQEYKTASANSLIFTNFVDFDSSFGHRRDPKGYGKALEYLDSRLPELDEILDEDTIVIMAADHGCDPTWPGSDHTREHIPFLLWGKSIESECIGIRDTFADIGQSIADYLGLDALENGKSIFK, from the coding sequence ATGTTAAAAAATAAAAAAGTAATAATCTTAATATTCGATTCTTTTGGTATTGGACATGCTCCTGATGCTGATAAATTTGGAGATGTAGGATCTGATACTTTTGGACATATTGTTGATTATTTTAAAAACAATGGTTTGTCTTTGAGTTTGCCCAATCTATCAAAAAAAGGCCTAAAAAAAGCTGCTGAATTAAGTAGTGGTAAAGAGTTGTCATTAGATATAACCGATGGAAATGATACTGTTATTAATTCTAAATATGGTAGTTGTACAGAGGTGAGTAAAGGTAAAGATACTCCTAGCGGACACTGGGAAATAGCTGGTGTGCCAGTAATGTTTGATTGGTATTATTTTTCTCCTAAAGAAGAAGGTGGAAGCTATTTTGATAAAAAATTTATAGATCTTTGGGTTGAGAGAGCTAACCTTACCGAAGGTTTTATTGATGCTGGACATGCTTCAGGTACAGAGGTTTTAAAAAGACTAGGTTGTGAAAGCTGTATAACAAAAAGTCCAATAATTTATACGTCTGCAGATAGTGTTTTTCAGATAGCTGCGCATGAAGATTATTATGGCTTAGACAGATTATTAGAGATTTGTAAAATAGCTAGAGAAGTTTTAGATGAATTAGGTATGTGTGTGGGTAGGGTTATTGCTCGTCCTTTTATTGGAGAGTGTGCAGATGAATATGTGCGTACTGGTAATAGGAAGGATTTTTCTATTTTACCTCCAGCTCCCACACTTTTAGATAAGCTAAAGAAAGCTGGTGGGAATGTAGTTTCCATCGGTAAAATAGCTGATATTTATGCAAATCAAGGTATAACTAAAAAAGTCAAAGCTACAGGTCTTGAAGAATTATTTGATAAAACGATACAAGAATATAAAACAGCGTCGGCAAATAGTTTAATATTTACTAATTTTGTTGATTTTGACTCAAGTTTTGGACATAGAAGAGACCCTAAGGGATATGGTAAAGCTTTAGAATATTTAGACTCAAGGTTACCAGAACTAGATGAAATTCTTGATGAAGATACTATAGTCATTATGGCGGCAGATCATGGTTGTGATCCAACTTGGCCAGGCAGTGATCATACAAGGGAACATATTCCATTTTTGCTTTGGGGTAAAAGTATTGAGAGTGAATGTATAGGGATTAGAGACACATTTGCAGATATTGGTCAAAGTATAGCTGATTATCTTGGCTTAGATGCTCTAGAGAATGGTAAGTCAATTTTTAAGTAA
- the polA gene encoding DNA polymerase I, with product MEKIILVDGSSYLFRAYHALPFLSNSQGEPTGAILGVINMLKKLTQKYQTDHIIVVFDAEGKSFRHDMFADYKANRKRMDDELRVQIKPLLEIIEKMGFPLIIEKNVEADDVIGTLARNFKDDFEVVIVTGDKDMAQLVTDKVVLFDSMKDVVTDPAKVVEKFGVTPEQIIDYLALMGDSSDNIPGVPNVGPKTAVKWLQTYNDIEGVIAHQDEIKGKVGENLRNNIELLRLSYELATIKCDLNLPLSLETLKRGEADKEYLQEAFKRYEFNSLLKEFEVKDTSKKEVVKSYKTILLEEDLDKLVEKLSTVEVFAFDTETDSLDTKEAALVGMSFCYEEGEAVYIPLQHRYLGVPQQLSLDFVLDKLKPIFANNSKKIAHNFKFDEKVLSKYGVQICGDIHDTMIMAYVLKSTGRHDMDSLSKENLRIEPIPYISIAGTGKKQQTLDCIEIEIVSEYAAEDADITFRLYNHFLEKLKKEDVLYKLYKDVEMPLLLILNEMEKLGVKIDVEKLEQQSYDLQSKIDELEKECFILCDQEFNLSSPVQLREILFEKMNLPAVKKTSGGQASTSEEVLQQLAEEYEVARLIMEYRHLSKLKNTYTEKLPKMVDSNSRVHTSYNQTGTVTGRLSSSDPNLQNIPIRSPQGRKIREAFVAEEGFYIVAADYSQIELRIMADLSKDKNLLKAFNQGLDIHAATAAETLDIDIKEVTSEQRRRAKAVNFGLIYGMSAFGLAKQLEVSRSEAQNYIDIYFNRYPAVKEYMQQAKDFAKKNGYVETILGRRLYLPEINSRNVPQRNAAERAAINAPMQGTAADIIKKAMIAVKKDLVSKYNQNIRMIMQVHDELVFEVRKEKAETLALEIKNIMEQVVTLSVPLEVNVDIGDNWEQAH from the coding sequence GTGGAAAAAATAATATTAGTAGATGGCTCATCTTATTTATTTAGAGCATATCACGCCTTACCATTCCTTAGTAATAGTCAAGGAGAGCCTACCGGTGCTATTCTTGGCGTAATAAATATGTTAAAAAAACTCACTCAAAAGTATCAAACAGATCATATAATTGTTGTTTTTGATGCTGAAGGGAAAAGCTTTCGCCATGATATGTTTGCTGATTATAAGGCAAATAGAAAGAGAATGGATGATGAGTTAAGAGTTCAAATTAAGCCACTTCTTGAGATTATAGAGAAGATGGGTTTTCCACTAATTATTGAAAAGAATGTTGAAGCAGATGATGTAATAGGAACTTTAGCTAGAAACTTTAAAGATGATTTCGAAGTTGTTATCGTAACAGGAGATAAGGATATGGCTCAGCTTGTTACGGATAAAGTTGTACTTTTTGATTCTATGAAAGATGTTGTTACAGATCCAGCTAAGGTGGTTGAGAAGTTTGGTGTAACACCGGAACAAATTATAGACTATTTAGCGCTTATGGGAGACTCTTCAGATAATATTCCAGGTGTACCAAATGTTGGTCCAAAGACAGCAGTAAAATGGTTGCAAACCTATAATGATATAGAAGGTGTTATTGCTCATCAGGATGAGATAAAAGGAAAGGTTGGTGAGAATCTTAGAAATAATATTGAATTATTAAGACTTTCATATGAGTTGGCAACAATTAAGTGTGATTTAAATTTACCACTAAGCTTAGAGACTTTAAAACGAGGAGAGGCAGATAAAGAGTATTTGCAAGAAGCTTTTAAAAGGTATGAGTTTAATTCATTATTAAAAGAGTTCGAAGTAAAAGATACTTCTAAGAAAGAGGTTGTTAAAAGCTATAAAACAATTCTTTTAGAAGAAGACCTTGATAAGCTAGTTGAGAAACTTTCAACTGTTGAGGTTTTTGCTTTTGATACTGAAACTGATTCTCTAGATACTAAAGAAGCAGCACTTGTTGGAATGTCTTTTTGTTATGAAGAAGGAGAGGCTGTATATATTCCATTACAACATAGATATTTAGGTGTTCCTCAGCAATTATCATTAGATTTTGTTTTAGATAAGTTAAAGCCTATATTTGCAAATAATTCTAAAAAAATAGCACATAATTTTAAATTCGATGAAAAAGTTTTATCAAAATATGGTGTTCAGATATGTGGAGACATACATGATACGATGATTATGGCATACGTTCTTAAAAGTACAGGTAGACATGATATGGATAGTCTGTCAAAAGAAAATTTAAGAATAGAGCCGATTCCGTATATTAGTATTGCAGGAACTGGCAAAAAGCAACAAACTCTAGATTGTATAGAAATAGAAATAGTTTCTGAATATGCAGCAGAAGATGCTGATATTACTTTTAGGCTATACAATCATTTTCTTGAAAAACTAAAGAAAGAAGATGTTTTATATAAGTTATATAAAGATGTGGAAATGCCTTTATTACTCATATTAAATGAGATGGAAAAGCTTGGTGTAAAAATTGATGTTGAGAAGTTAGAGCAACAAAGCTACGATCTGCAATCTAAGATTGATGAGCTAGAGAAAGAGTGTTTTATTCTGTGTGATCAAGAGTTTAATCTGTCATCACCTGTACAGCTTAGAGAAATACTGTTTGAGAAAATGAATTTACCAGCAGTCAAAAAAACTTCAGGAGGACAGGCATCAACTTCTGAAGAGGTTTTACAACAATTAGCTGAAGAGTATGAAGTTGCTAGATTAATAATGGAGTATAGGCATTTATCTAAGTTAAAAAACACGTATACAGAAAAGCTACCTAAAATGGTTGATTCTAATAGTAGAGTGCATACTTCATATAATCAGACGGGAACGGTAACAGGAAGATTGTCATCTTCAGATCCAAATTTGCAGAATATACCAATTAGAAGTCCGCAAGGTAGAAAAATTAGGGAAGCGTTTGTAGCAGAAGAAGGGTTCTATATAGTTGCTGCAGACTACTCTCAGATTGAGCTTAGGATAATGGCAGATCTTTCTAAAGATAAAAATCTTTTAAAAGCATTTAATCAAGGTTTAGATATCCATGCTGCGACTGCTGCTGAGACTTTAGATATTGATATAAAAGAAGTCACTTCAGAGCAAAGAAGAAGAGCAAAGGCAGTGAATTTTGGACTAATTTATGGGATGAGCGCTTTTGGCTTGGCTAAGCAATTAGAAGTTTCTAGATCAGAAGCACAGAATTATATAGATATATATTTTAATAGATATCCAGCAGTAAAAGAGTATATGCAACAAGCAAAGGATTTTGCTAAAAAGAATGGCTATGTTGAAACTATTTTGGGTAGAAGATTATATTTGCCTGAAATTAATTCACGAAATGTCCCCCAAAGGAATGCTGCAGAAAGAGCTGCAATAAATGCTCCTATGCAAGGTACAGCCGCAGATATTATAAAAAAAGCTATGATTGCAGTTAAAAAAGACTTGGTTAGTAAGTATAATCAAAATATAAGAATGATAATGCAAGTTCATGATGAACTAGTGTTTGAGGTGAGAAAAGAAAAAGCAGAAACTCTAGCGCTAGAAATAAAAAACATTATGGAGCAGGTTGTCACTTTAAGTGTGCCATTAGAGGTAAATGTTGATATTGGTGATAACTGGGAGCAAGCCCATTAA
- a CDS encoding type III pantothenate kinase, protein MLLVMDVGNSHIHIGVFDKDKIIGQLRYATSSVDSTSDQIGVFLRQALRENDIDPLDIKGCAISSVVPHINYSLGSAIIKYFKQKAFFVNMDVKLKLDMSNVEAHQVGADRIASCIGAIQDYPNRNLLVIDLGTATTLDIVTKNREYLSGAILPGMKLSLNALCAGASQLSSITIAKASKATGYDTTTNIRSGLYFGHLGAIKEIKSRMIKELGDSDVLTIATGGFSHLFKDEGIFDVISPDLILRGIRTAYLNNSAGE, encoded by the coding sequence ATGTTATTAGTAATGGATGTTGGAAATTCGCATATACATATAGGGGTTTTTGACAAAGATAAAATTATTGGCCAGCTTAGATATGCAACATCATCAGTTGACTCTACTTCAGACCAAATAGGTGTTTTCTTAAGACAAGCTCTTAGAGAAAATGATATAGATCCTCTTGATATTAAAGGATGTGCTATTTCTTCCGTTGTTCCTCATATTAATTATTCTTTAGGTTCAGCTATTATTAAATACTTCAAGCAAAAAGCATTTTTTGTAAATATGGATGTGAAATTAAAGCTTGATATGTCAAATGTTGAAGCTCATCAAGTTGGTGCTGATAGGATCGCAAGCTGTATTGGAGCAATACAAGACTATCCAAATAGGAATTTGCTTGTTATTGATTTGGGGACGGCAACTACTCTTGATATAGTTACTAAAAATAGAGAGTATCTGAGTGGGGCAATATTGCCAGGGATGAAGCTATCATTAAATGCATTATGTGCTGGAGCATCGCAACTTTCATCAATTACTATAGCTAAGGCGAGTAAGGCGACAGGGTATGATACTACTACAAATATCAGATCAGGATTATACTTTGGCCATTTAGGAGCGATAAAAGAAATTAAATCTAGAATGATAAAAGAGCTGGGTGATTCTGATGTTTTAACTATCGCAACAGGTGGCTTCTCTCATTTATTTAAGGATGAGGGTATTTTTGATGTAATATCTCCTGATTTGATTTTAAGAGGTATTAGAACAGCATATTTAAATAATTCTGCAGGTGAGTAA
- the lpxK gene encoding tetraacyldisaccharide 4'-kinase — MIEKHWYSRKKTILSTILEPVSYIFSKIASHRKKKLQEKQYKSNIPIIIVGNISVGGTGKTPVVRALSEYFISHNKKPAIISRGYGAKADTYPFEVDQNTKPSKCGDEPCMMYDALEGKVPIIIDVDRTRSIKFIEEKYPNIDVIISDDGLQHYKIARDYEIVVVDATRMFGNGLTFPAGPLRESIERIKEVDAVIAIGNCKDEDKKLLQEFNKNILFTKIIPKEFVNIKTGERKSLSEFNRINLTAIVGIGNPQKFFNSLEELGVVVTKRKIFKDHYKFKECDFIEFDGDDVIVMTYKDAVKCKNFAKENWWYLDISININFDSLCLVYDVV; from the coding sequence ATGATTGAGAAGCACTGGTACTCAAGAAAAAAAACAATACTATCAACCATACTTGAGCCTGTTTCTTATATTTTCTCAAAAATAGCATCACATAGAAAAAAAAAGCTCCAAGAAAAACAATATAAATCAAATATTCCTATTATAATTGTTGGAAATATTTCTGTTGGTGGAACAGGTAAGACGCCAGTAGTAAGAGCTTTAAGCGAATATTTTATTTCTCATAATAAAAAGCCAGCTATTATCAGTAGAGGGTATGGGGCTAAAGCAGATACTTATCCTTTTGAGGTTGATCAAAATACTAAACCATCAAAATGTGGTGATGAGCCTTGTATGATGTATGATGCTCTAGAGGGAAAAGTTCCGATAATTATAGATGTGGATAGAACTAGATCTATAAAGTTTATAGAAGAAAAGTATCCAAATATAGATGTAATAATATCTGATGATGGCTTACAGCATTATAAGATTGCGAGAGATTATGAGATAGTTGTTGTTGATGCAACAAGGATGTTTGGAAATGGATTAACTTTTCCAGCAGGACCTCTTAGAGAGTCGATTGAGAGAATAAAAGAGGTTGATGCAGTTATAGCTATTGGAAACTGTAAAGATGAAGATAAAAAGCTATTACAAGAGTTTAACAAAAATATTCTCTTCACAAAAATTATTCCTAAAGAATTTGTAAATATAAAAACAGGCGAAAGAAAAAGCTTAAGCGAATTTAATAGAATTAATTTAACTGCTATCGTAGGTATAGGTAATCCACAAAAGTTTTTTAACTCTTTAGAGGAACTTGGCGTGGTTGTTACTAAAAGAAAAATATTTAAAGATCATTATAAATTTAAAGAGTGTGATTTTATAGAGTTTGATGGTGATGATGTAATAGTTATGACCTATAAAGATGCTGTTAAGTGTAAAAATTTTGCAAAAGAAAACTGGTGGTATTTAGATATTTCAATAAATATAAATTTTGATAGTTTATGTTTAGTATATGATGTGGTTTAA